The Pseudomonas sp. HOU2 DNA window GAGAGTAAGGCACGGCATGTATAATGCCGCGCGTCTTGCGCTTCGTTCAGAAAACATAGCAATTGTTTGATCCAGCTCTCTGGTTCGCACCGTCATTGCATTTATCCTGCATCTCTTTAACGGCCGCGCCAGAGCCGACTTGAACCGTATAAGGCCCGTGATCCCTTGACCAGTCCTGTCCTGCAAACCGTTGCCCTTGCCTGTGAGCGAGACTTGCGGCTGCTCTTCGAAAATCTCGAATTGCGACTGGCCAGTGGCGATATGGTGCAGATCAGCGGCCCCAACGGCAGCGGAAAAACCAGTCTGCTGCGCCTGTTGTCCGGGTTGATGCAGCCGACCAGCGGTCAGGTGCTGCTCAACGGTCATCCTTTGACGGCCCAGCCGAGCGAACTGGCGCGCAACCTGTTGTGGATCGGCCACGCCGCCGGGATCAAGGACCTGCTGACCCCGGAAGAGAACCTGTCCTGGCTCTGCGCCCTGCATCGGCCCGCCGAGCGCGAGGCGATCTGGCAGGCATTGGCTGCAGTAGGATTGCGCGGTTTCGAAGATGTTCCCTGCCACACCCTGTCCGCCGGTCAGCAACGCCGCGTGGCGCTGGCACGGTTGTATCTGGACAGCCCGCCGCTGTGGATTCTCGACGAGCCGTTCACCGCGCTCGACAAACAGGGCGTGGCA harbors:
- the ccmA gene encoding cytochrome c biogenesis heme-transporting ATPase CcmA yields the protein MTSPVLQTVALACERDLRLLFENLELRLASGDMVQISGPNGSGKTSLLRLLSGLMQPTSGQVLLNGHPLTAQPSELARNLLWIGHAAGIKDLLTPEENLSWLCALHRPAEREAIWQALAAVGLRGFEDVPCHTLSAGQQRRVALARLYLDSPPLWILDEPFTALDKQGVAQLEEHLAGHCERGGLVVLTTHHTLSRMPAGYRDIDLGNWAV